A region from the Populus trichocarpa isolate Nisqually-1 chromosome 18, P.trichocarpa_v4.1, whole genome shotgun sequence genome encodes:
- the LOC7458420 gene encoding uncharacterized protein LOC7458420, which translates to MKHPLSDIIISLSLCLLLLLANLTLTESSPQCKAWLVQSIPTDMPHLSPVPGVLTTGDVLLWLAKNSTKSLDVIAQYWQLVASPADPRSGDYGYSKEEMKRFGADQGSAVYNAIEDAALRNVSIRLLQHSGVYPDFTKEPTDLASGRPNVKSVTLLLSKWWGSGIIHTKVWISDRQDVYIGSANNDWKSLTQVKEVGIYLVDCPKIAKSVETYFGNLWKLASLNSSAYTRTVSDQQWQVNRTVPCWSHFIDSEERCRSPLPRSMKAPHTTGYPTLSDPYMFHIPIETPGHSYSNLWPQPSYLSFAPPELSFGRFQADEQAWVDTIKSVGTGSTVRINTMDWLGQSQYVKPTVYWSSLSSVISEVVFSKHATVKLLVAFWAHFIDNTEQYLKSLLYSNVLCSSSKYNNCSGKVEIKYYLVPGYNLTGPAISNGTSTGNIYPGFTRVNHGKYAVSDTRAHIGTSNLIWDYFYTTAGVSFGTYNPAIVSQLQAIFDADWNSPYAIPVGELDEAHRSYSN; encoded by the exons ATGAAACATCCACTTTCAGACATCATCATTTCACTTTCTCTCtgtctcttattattattagccAATCTTACTCTAACAGAATCATCACCACAATGCAAAGCATGGCTAGTCCAATCAATCCCTACAGACATGCCACACCTCTCTCCTGTCCCTGGTGTTCTCACCACTG GGGATGTGTTGCTTTGGTTGGCCAAGAATTCTACTAAGAGTTTGGATGTTATAGCTCAATACTGGCAGTTAGTGGCAAGTCCTGCTGATCCTCGTTCAGGGGATTATGGTTACTCTAAAGAGGAGATGAAGAGATTTGGCGCTGATCAAGGTTCTGCTGTTTACAACGCCATAGAGGATGCTGCCCTTAGAAATGTTAGTATCAG GCTGTTACAACACTCAGGTGTTTATCCTGATTTTACCAAAGAACCAACTGACCTTGCTTCAGGAAGGCCAAATGTGAAGAGTGTGACTTTGTTGCTGAGTAAATGGTGGGGGTCAGGCATAATTCATACCAAAGTTTGGATATCGGATCGACAAGATGTGTATATTGGATCTGCAAATAATGATTGGAAATCTCTCACTCAG GTTAAGGAGGTTGGAATTTATCTAGTTGATTgtccaaaaatagcaaaaagtGTTGAAACCTACTTTGGAAACCTATGGAAACTTGCTTCTCTTAATTCATCAGCTTACACCAGAACTGTATCTGATCAACAGTGGCAAGTTAATAGAACGGTTCCATGCTGGTCACATTTCATTGATTCTGAAGAAAGATGCAG ATCACCTCTTCCTCGTTCCATGAAGGCTCCCCATACTACAGGCTATCCAACATTATCAGACCCATATATGTTCCATATTCCAATAGAAACTCCCGGGCACAGTTATTCAAATTTGTGGCCTCAACCAAGCTATTTATCCTTTGCTCCTCCTGAG CTCTCATTTGGCAGGTTCCAGGCTGATGAACAGGCATGGGTTGATACAATTAAATCTGTTGGAACCGGATCCACTGTTAGGATAAACACTATGGACTGGCTTGGCCAATCCCAATATGTGAAGCCAACAGTTTATTGGTCATCCCTTTCCTCTGTAATCTCTGAG GTTGTCTTCTCCAAGCACGCAACAGTGAAGTTACTGGTAGCATTCTGGGCTCATTTTATTGACAACACCGAGCAGTATCTGAAGTCTCTTCTCTACTCTAATGTCCTCTGCTCTTCCTCCAAGTATAACAACTGTTCTGGTAAAGTTGAGATCAAGTACTATTTAGTTCCAGGTTATAACCTGACAGGACCTGCAATTAGCAATGGGACTAGCACAGGAAACATTTATCCAGGCTTTACGCGGGTTAATCATGGAAAATATGCAGTTAGTGATACACGAGCCCACATTGGCACGAGCAATCTTATATGGGATTATTTTTACACAACAGCTGGTGTCAGTTTCGGGACATACAACCCTGCCATTGTTTCACAGCTTCAAGCAATCTTTGATGCTGACTGGAACTCACCATATGCTATTCCAGTAGGCGAGCTGGATGAAGCTCATCGTTCTTATTCGAACTGA
- the LOC7458419 gene encoding 3-hydroxyisobutyryl-CoA hydrolase-like protein 2, mitochondrial, with protein sequence MMQRFKGLIKLKQARNGLLSYQRNFSALPYDAQYDDPQDQVLVEGRAKSRAAILNRPASRNALTIPMVARLKRLYESWEENHDIGFVLMKGSGKAFCSGSDVVSLCELLNEGKMEECKTYFQTLYKFVYLQATYLKPNVAILDGFTMGSGAGIAVPGMFRVATNKTVFAHPEAQIGFHPDAGASFYLSRLPGYLGEYLALTGDKLNGVEMIACGLASHYALHERLDLIEERLGKLITDEATVIETSLAQYGDLVYPDKTSVLYKIETIDKCFSHDTVEEIVDALENEAANSYNEWCKNAIGKIKEASPLSLKVTLHSIREGRFQSLDQCLAREYRMSLTGMSKRVSNDFCEGVRARLVDKDFAPKWEPPSLEEVSKDMVDSYFSPLGELEPELELPTALREPYI encoded by the exons ATGATGCAGAGATTCAAAGGATTGATAAAGTTAAAGCAAGCTAGAAATGGGCTTCTTTCTTATCAGAGAAACTTCTCTGCTTTACCTTACGATGCTCAATATGATGATCCTCAAGACCAG GTTTTGGTTGAAGGAAGAGCGAAATCAAGAGCAGCCATTCTTAATAGACCAGCTTCTCGCAATGCTCTCACAATTCCAATG GTGGCTCGGTTGAAGAGACTGTATGAATCATGGGAAGAAAACCATGATATTGGATTTGTCTTGATGAAG GGTAGCGGCAAGGCTTTCTGTTCCGGTTCAGATGTCGTTTCCCTTTGTGAGTTGTTAAATGAAG GAAAGATGGAAGAATGCAAAACATATTTCCAGACATTGTATAAGTTTGTCTACCTACAAGCAACATATTTGAAGCCAAAT GTGGCCATCTTGGATGGTTTCACCATGGGATCTGGGGCTGGAATTGCGGTGCCAGGAATGTTTCGTGTGGCAACTAATAAAACT GTTTTTGCTCATCCAGAGGCTCAAATAGGTTTCCATCCTGATGCAGGGGCCTCCTTTTATCTTTCTCGCCTACCTGGTTACTTAG GGGAATACTTGGCTCTAACGGGAGACAAGCTTAATGGTGTAGAAATGATTGCTTGTGGCCTTGCTTCTCACTATGCATTACATGAG AGACTTGATTTGATTGAAGAACGTCTCGGTAAACTGATCACAGATGAGGCTACTGTCATAGAGACTTCTCTTGCACAATATGGTGACCTTGTCTATCCAGATAAGACAAGCGTCCTTTACAA GATCGAGACAATTGATAAATGTTTCAGCCATGATACAGTTGAGGAAATTGTTGATGCACTG GAAAATGAGGCAGCCAACTCTTATAATGAGTGGTGTAAAAATGCCATCGGCAAAATAAAAGAAGCCTCACCACTGAGCTTAAAAGTTACATTGCATTCG ATACGAGAAGGTAGATTTCAATCTCTCGATCAGTGTCTTGCTCGTGAATATCGAATGTCACTCACTGGAATGTCCAAACGAGTGTCTAATGATTTCTGTGAG GGTGTTCGTGCTCGGCTAGTAGATAAGGATTTTGCTCCGAAG TGGGAACCTCCAAGTTTAGAAGAAGTAAGCAAAGACATGGTGGATAGCTATTTCTCCCCACTTGGGGAGCTCGAACCAGAGTTGGAGCTGCCAACAGCTTTGCGAGAACCTTACATCTGA